The Psilocybe cubensis strain MGC-MH-2018 chromosome 7, whole genome shotgun sequence genome has a window encoding:
- a CDS encoding Notchless protein-like protein 1 (Notchless protein homolog 1), whose product MATLIPPPKRQKVYHGNPEPEPEAPVPTSNIVVQFLSEEDGSPLAPPVNLPANVSREGLEALVNRLSKQDEDPVPFSFHVKLPENKFSLPGAPTQVVISKSIEADVLEHPTADITTEDIINVYCSPQSVFRVRPATRCSSTLSGHTSPILCASFSPTGNLLATGSGDTNARLWDLNTETPSHVLSGHKGWVLCVEWEAMERKLATGGHDGHVRLWDPKTGTSIGEALKGHSKWITSLSWEPIHINPTAPRLASSSKDGTVRVWSTLTRRTEYTLGGHSASVNVVKWAGGGGKHGVLYTASSDRTVRIWDAEKGQPLHTLKEHAHWVTTLTLNTDFVLRTGPFDHTGKKPASDEEAQKLAKARYDGLLKTTPELLISGSDDHTLFLWSPFPSSSPASANEPKHSITKPISRLTGHQRQISHVVFSPDGRWVASAAWDNSVRIWEGRTGKFVATLRGHVGAVYRLTWSADSRLLVSASKDSTLKIWDLKTYKIKNDLPGHTDEVYCVDFVADKVVSGGRDRTVKIWKN is encoded by the exons ATGGCTACCCTTATCCCCCCTCCCAAACGCCAAAAGGTATACCATGGAAACCCAGAACCTGAACCAGAGGCACCCGTACCAACATCAAATATCGTGGTCCAATTCTTATCAGAGGAAGATGGATCACCTTTAGCACCACCCGTTAATTTGCCTGCCAATGTTTCGCGTGAAGGATTAGAAGCGTTGGTGAATCGGTTAAGCAAACAG GATGAAGATCCAGTTCCGTTTTCGTTTCATGTCAAATTGCCTGAGAACAAGTTTTCTCTCCCTGGCGCTCCTACGCAGGTCGTCATCTCAAAATCTATAGAAGCAGATGTTTTGGAACACCCTACGGCTGACATTACCACGGAAGACATCATCAATGTATATTGTTCACCTCAAAGCGTGTTTCGCGTGCGACCTGCGACAAGATGTTCATCCACACTTTCAG GACATACATCTCCTATTCTATGTGCTTCTTTCTCGCCTACTGGAAATTTGTTAGCGACGGGATCAGGCGACACAAACGCACGTCTATGGGATCTTAACACAGAAACACCATCGCACGTGTTATCAGGACACAAAGGGTGGGTTCTATGCGTGGAATGGGAAGCTATGGAGCGGAAGCTCGCAACTGGAGGCCACGATGGACAT GTCAGATTGTGGGACCCTAAGACAGGAACCTCGATCGGAGAAGCGTTAAAGGGCCATTCAAAATGGATTACCTCTCTTTCTTGGGAGCCTATACACAT AAATCCAACTGCTCCTCGTCTGGCGTCTTCGTCAAAAGATGGTACCGTGCGCGTATGGTCCACACTAACACGAAGGACAGAATATACTCTAGGTGGACACTCTGCAAGTGTAAATGTTGTGAAATGGGCAGGTGGTGGCGGCAAACACGGTGTTTTGTATACAGCAAGTAGTGACCGAACTGTCCGTATATGGGACGCAGAAAAG GGGCAACCCCTTCACACATTAAAAGAGCATGCACACTGGGTGACAACGTTGACTCTGAATACAGATTTTGTTCTGCGGACAGGCCCGTTCGACCACACGGGCAAAAAACCAGCTTCAGACGAAGAAG CTCAAAAACTTGCCAAAGCCCGATACGATGGTCTTCTTAAAACTACGCCCGAGCTACTCATTTCCGGGTCTGATGACCACACACTCTTCCTTTGGTCACCGTTCCCTTCATCATCCCCGGCGTCTGCCAATGAGCCCAAACATTCCATCACAAAACCTATTTCACGTCTTACAGGCCATCAGCGCCAGATATCTCACGTCGTATTTTCACCGGATGGGCGCTGGGTAGCATCTGCTGCTTGGGACAACAGCGTCCGTATCTGGGAGGGGCGGACAGGTAAATTCGTAGCGACGCTGCGAGGGCACGTCGGTGCCGTTTACCGGTTGACGTGGAGCGCTGATAGTCGGTTACTGGTCAGCGCCAGCAAAGATAGTACTTTGAAG ATTTGGGATTTGAAGACGtataaaattaaaaatgatCTACCGGGACATACTGACGAGGTTTACTGTGTTGACTTTGTGGCTGATAAGGTGGTTAGTGGTGGAAGGGATCGAACAGTGAAAAT ATGGAAAAATTAA
- a CDS encoding Aryl-alcohol dehydrogenase [NADP(+)]: MESAKSLFDTPVQPVTGLGRYRMLSATAGVHVSPLQLGAMSIGDKWSELGMGSMDKISSFKLLDAFFDNGGNFIDTANFYQDETSEMFIGEWSESRGIRDQLFIATKYSNNTKNRTGTIKQAALYSGNSAKSMHISVEASLKKLRTSYIDLFYLHFWDWDTSFEEVMKAMHTLIVQGKVLYLGVSNTPAWVVSKANQYARDHGLTPFVIYQGYWNILDRSFERDIIPMARSEGMALAPYGVLGAGKIRTDEEEERRRANGEHGRTVFDPNWERTDREKAICKALEKVAAEVGAKSITSVAIVYVMQKTPYVFPVIGGRKVEHLLANVEALNISLTKEQIQYLDNASPFDPGYPNWLILRTSKMLMRRYFDHYIGFCAKYINYLSANTQAHVLQSSSLLMKFTANGTVSIKRINV, encoded by the exons ATGGAATCTGCAAAGTCTCTATTCGACACACCAGTGCAACCTGTTACCGGTCTCGGACGATATCGCATGCTCTCAGCTACGGCTGGCGTCCATGTATCTCCTCTTCAGCTCGGCGCTATGAGCATTGGAGATAAATGGAGCGAACTCGGGATGGGAAGCATGGATAAAATTTCCAGCTTCAAGCTCCTCGACGCGTTCTTCGACAATGGAGGGAATTTTATCGACACAGCCAACTTCTA TCAAGATGAAACTTCGGAAATGTTCATCGGGGAATGGTCAGAGTCTCGAGGAATTCGCGATCAGCTCTTCATTGCAACCAAG TATTCCAACAACACAAAAAACAGGACAGGTACAATCAAACAAGCTGCTTTGTACTCGGGCAACAGCGCGAAATCAATGCACATTTCGGTGGAAGCTTCTCTAAAGAAATTGCGCACGTCGTACATCGATCTCTTTTACCTTCACTTTTGGGACTGGGACACTAGCTTCGAGGAAGTGATGAAGGCCATGCATACCCTTATCGTGCAAGGAAAGGTGTTGTACCTC GGTGTTTCAAATACTCCGGCATGGGTCGTTTCAAAGGCTAATCAATACGCTCGCGATCATGGGCTTACGCCTTTCGTGATCTATCAAGGCTACTGGAACATCTTGGATCGTTCTTTCGAAAGAGATATCATTCCAATGGCACGATCTGAAG GAATGGCACTCGCTCCGTACGGCGTTCTTGGTGCTGGCAAAATTCGCacagacgaggaagaagaaagacgCCGTGCCAATGGCGAGCACGGCCGTACAGTCTTTGACCCGAACTGGGAACGAACAGACAGAGAGAAAGCGATCTGCAAGGCGCTTGAAAAGGTTGCAGCTGAAGTCGGTGCAAAGAGCATCACCTCAG TGGCGATTGTATACGTGATGCAGAAGACGCCGTATGTGTTCCCTGTCATTGGCGGGCGGAAGGTTGAGCATTTGCTCGCGAATGTGGAAGCTCTAAATATTTCTTTGACGAAAGAACAGATTCAGTACTTGGACAATGCATCTCCGTTCGATCCTGGGTATCCCAACTGGCTAATT CTGCGAACGTCGAAAATGCTCATGCGTCGGTATTTTGACCACTACATCGGATTTTGCGCCAAATACATCAACTACTTGTCAGCTAACACACAGGCACATGTTCTTCAATCTTCCTCTTTGCTCATGAAATTCACTGCCAATGGGACAGTGTCAATCAAACGAATTAATGTGTGA